A region of Streptomyces halobius DNA encodes the following proteins:
- a CDS encoding acyl-CoA dehydrogenase family protein gives MSAATPAPSSSSLPPFDPDDPLGIDDLLTDEDRAVRDTVRRWAADRVLPDIADWYERGELPGIRELARELGSLGALGMSLTGYGCAGASAVQYGLACLELEAADSGIRSLVSVQGSLAMYALHRFGSEEQKQRWLPRMASGEIIGCFGLTEPDHGSDPAGMRTHAKKDGTDWVLTGRKMWITNGSVAGVAVVWARTDDGIRGFVVPTDSPGFTAPEIKHKWSLRASVTSELVMDEVRLPADAVLPGVTGLRGPLSCLSHARYGIVWGSMGAARASFQAALEYAKTREQFDRPIGGFQLTQAKLADMAVELHKGILLAHHLGLRMDAGRLRPEQISFGKLNNVREAIEICRTARTILGANGISLEYPVMRHATNLESVLTYEGTVEMHQLVLGKALTGLDAFR, from the coding sequence ATGTCAGCCGCCACCCCAGCACCGTCGTCCTCCTCGCTTCCGCCGTTCGACCCCGACGACCCGCTGGGCATCGACGACCTGCTCACCGACGAGGACCGCGCGGTGCGCGACACCGTCCGCCGGTGGGCCGCCGACCGCGTCCTGCCGGACATCGCCGACTGGTACGAGCGCGGCGAACTCCCCGGCATCCGCGAACTGGCCCGCGAGCTCGGCTCCCTCGGCGCGCTCGGTATGTCCCTGACCGGCTACGGCTGCGCGGGCGCCTCCGCCGTCCAGTACGGCCTGGCCTGCCTGGAGCTGGAGGCCGCCGACTCCGGCATCCGCTCGCTGGTCTCCGTCCAGGGATCGCTCGCCATGTACGCCCTGCACCGTTTCGGGTCCGAGGAACAGAAGCAGCGGTGGCTGCCGCGGATGGCGTCCGGCGAGATCATCGGCTGCTTCGGCCTCACCGAGCCCGATCACGGCTCCGACCCCGCCGGGATGCGGACCCACGCAAAGAAGGACGGCACGGACTGGGTGCTGACCGGACGCAAGATGTGGATCACCAATGGCTCGGTGGCCGGCGTCGCGGTGGTCTGGGCCCGTACGGACGACGGCATCCGCGGGTTTGTCGTCCCCACCGACAGCCCCGGGTTCACCGCCCCCGAGATCAAGCACAAGTGGTCCCTGCGCGCCTCGGTGACCAGCGAACTCGTGATGGACGAGGTCCGGTTGCCGGCCGACGCGGTGCTCCCCGGGGTCACCGGCCTGCGCGGCCCGCTCAGCTGTCTGAGCCACGCCCGCTACGGCATCGTCTGGGGCTCCATGGGCGCGGCGCGCGCCAGCTTCCAGGCGGCGCTGGAGTACGCGAAGACCCGGGAACAGTTCGACCGCCCCATCGGCGGCTTCCAGCTCACCCAGGCCAAGCTCGCCGACATGGCCGTCGAACTGCACAAGGGGATTCTGCTGGCCCATCATCTGGGGCTGCGGATGGACGCGGGGCGGCTGCGCCCCGAGCAGATCAGCTTCGGCAAGCTGAACAACGTCCGCGAGGCGATCGAGATCTGCCGCACCGCCCGGACGATCCTGGGCGCCAACGGGATCTCCCTGGAGTACCCCGTCATGCGGCATGCGACCAACCTGGAATCGGTGCTCACCTACGAGGGCACCGTCGAGATGCACCAGCTGGTGCTGGGCAAGGCGCTCACCGGTCTCGACGCGTTCCGGTGA
- a CDS encoding cell division protein SepF, which yields MGSVRKASAWLGLVDDNDDERYYDDDYAEGPEAGNPGNSWVTDPRVRVADEAAQDQGTRIATVTPDGFRDARGIGELFREGVPVIVNLTSMEPADAKRVVDFAAGLTFGLRGSIERVATRVFLLTPADYKVVSGEGRRTGGFFNQS from the coding sequence ATGGGATCGGTACGCAAGGCGAGTGCCTGGCTTGGCCTCGTCGACGACAACGATGACGAGCGCTATTACGACGACGACTACGCCGAGGGCCCCGAGGCCGGAAACCCGGGCAACTCCTGGGTGACCGACCCCCGGGTCCGGGTGGCCGACGAGGCCGCCCAGGACCAGGGCACCCGCATCGCCACGGTCACCCCGGACGGGTTCCGTGACGCCCGTGGTATCGGCGAGCTCTTCCGGGAGGGTGTCCCGGTGATCGTCAATCTGACGTCCATGGAGCCCGCCGACGCCAAGCGTGTGGTGGACTTCGCGGCCGGTCTGACCTTCGGCCTGCGCGGTTCGATCGAGCGGGTCGCCACCCGGGTGTTCCTGCTCACCCCCGCCGACTACAAGGTGGTCAGCGGCGAAGGCCGCCGCACCGGCGGATTTTTCAACCAGAGCTGA